A part of Actinobaculum sp. 313 genomic DNA contains:
- a CDS encoding DoxX family protein, whose product MPVTPSSEMSDGDFDAAWKDITANLSDLDFPGKDTSDIPTGRGAKDRASSSSTLFSGGASGFANAGETTDTGNAKNLSDTGSTEESPSFFRSTARRRGTNAGTASPSNTDAAPADDRASPAFGGPTHPTGEADSHPLGGPRDWTPASEDDDEFFSYEDDVLAQIPEADDTPVSPLAVALWVAAGLSLAGAIAILIGLLPGSGGLAGTMIAASFILGAFAAFASSPRDDDIDPFDDGARV is encoded by the coding sequence ATGCCAGTTACGCCGAGTTCTGAGATGTCCGACGGCGATTTCGACGCCGCCTGGAAGGACATCACCGCTAATCTTTCCGATCTCGACTTTCCCGGCAAGGATACTTCCGATATCCCGACCGGCCGCGGTGCGAAAGACCGTGCAAGCTCTTCTTCCACGCTGTTTTCGGGTGGCGCGTCAGGCTTTGCCAATGCAGGGGAAACCACTGACACAGGCAATGCCAAGAACCTTTCGGACACCGGCTCTACAGAGGAGTCCCCTTCATTCTTCCGCTCGACTGCCCGCCGTCGCGGTACGAATGCGGGCACGGCCTCACCCTCGAACACTGATGCGGCACCGGCCGATGATCGTGCGTCCCCGGCTTTTGGCGGTCCTACGCATCCCACAGGTGAGGCGGACTCGCATCCCTTGGGCGGCCCACGTGACTGGACCCCCGCGAGCGAAGATGACGACGAGTTCTTTTCTTATGAGGACGACGTTCTTGCGCAGATCCCGGAGGCCGATGACACTCCGGTATCCCCTCTTGCCGTCGCGTTGTGGGTTGCTGCGGGCCTTAGTCTCGCCGGTGCCATTGCCATCCTCATCGGCCTCCTACCCGGCAGCGGCGGCCTCGCCGGCACGATGATAGCCGCAAGTTTCATTCTCGGTGCTTTCGCGGCGTTCGCCAGCTCTCCGCGCGATGACGACATTGACCCCTTCGACGACGGCGCCCGGGTGTAG
- a CDS encoding DEDD exonuclease domain-containing protein → MKESLTAPAPGARLDLEPIRRIRLSQHTAVRSAASQTPRSGHAEQTTAPAEPTEVATQLSFADLGLPLEKVTFVVVDLETTGGTPGLRSITEFGAVKVCGGELVGEFATLVNPHEPISPFITRLTGITTAMVMRAPQIEAVMPSFLEFLGTSPDTVLVAHNARFDVGHLKAAATALDLPWPRVKILDTVKLARRVFTREEAPNVKLGTLARICHATVSPSHRALDDARATVDVLHAMLGRLGPLGVTHLDDLLTASDPVPAKRRRKAVLADGLPHSPGVYRFIGPGEEVMYVGKSVNLYQRVRQYFTAAERRKRMAEMIDLATRVDVTATATALEASVLELRLIAELDPPYNRRSRRPDRRPWLVLTDEPHPRLKVTRNLAANAMPDALGPFSSTSQARKAATLLADVSRLRTCTRVLPGTPRPGAQACHLLELGRCCAPCVSADTAAGERSVRDVKQMLTGASDSLWERQLERLNLLAAQERFEQAAEERDRLAAVLSAQRRRERLFPLLQASEVIAASRSENGWDVAVIRYGRLAGSARASKQENPPDVARHLAEHCEAVSAPATAASAAPVEESELLLAWLWQKETRLLSFTGPVPLALPRRAAARHRVPSAEEDCRFIDGWQPSLVR, encoded by the coding sequence GTGAAGGAATCACTGACGGCACCTGCCCCCGGAGCACGGTTGGATCTGGAACCCATCCGGCGGATACGGCTGTCCCAGCACACTGCCGTGCGCTCCGCGGCCTCACAAACGCCGCGATCCGGGCACGCCGAACAGACCACTGCGCCCGCCGAGCCCACCGAAGTGGCTACACAACTCTCCTTCGCCGATCTTGGTCTGCCGCTGGAGAAGGTCACCTTCGTCGTCGTCGACTTGGAAACAACCGGTGGCACGCCGGGGCTACGTTCTATCACCGAATTTGGAGCGGTGAAGGTGTGCGGCGGTGAACTCGTGGGCGAGTTCGCCACCCTGGTAAACCCTCACGAGCCGATCTCTCCGTTCATCACGCGTCTGACGGGGATCACCACCGCCATGGTGATGCGTGCTCCGCAGATCGAGGCTGTGATGCCGAGTTTTCTGGAGTTTCTTGGCACCTCACCGGATACCGTGCTGGTTGCTCACAATGCCCGCTTCGACGTCGGCCACCTCAAAGCGGCAGCAACCGCCCTGGACCTGCCGTGGCCGCGCGTGAAGATCCTCGACACGGTGAAGCTGGCCCGCCGCGTTTTCACCCGCGAGGAGGCGCCGAACGTCAAGCTCGGAACACTGGCGCGCATCTGTCACGCCACCGTCTCTCCCTCACATCGTGCGCTTGACGACGCCCGCGCCACCGTTGATGTTCTTCATGCCATGCTCGGCCGTCTCGGCCCGCTCGGTGTCACGCACCTGGACGATTTGCTGACCGCCTCCGATCCGGTGCCCGCCAAGCGACGGCGAAAAGCCGTTTTAGCCGACGGACTGCCACACTCCCCCGGGGTTTACCGCTTCATAGGTCCGGGGGAAGAAGTGATGTATGTCGGGAAGTCGGTCAACCTCTATCAGCGAGTACGCCAGTACTTCACCGCAGCGGAGCGCCGTAAACGCATGGCGGAAATGATTGATCTGGCCACTCGGGTGGACGTCACCGCTACGGCAACAGCCTTGGAGGCCAGTGTGCTCGAATTGCGTCTGATCGCGGAACTGGATCCGCCCTACAATCGGCGCTCCCGCCGCCCCGATCGACGGCCCTGGTTGGTTCTGACCGATGAACCGCATCCACGCCTCAAAGTCACACGAAACCTTGCTGCAAACGCCATGCCGGATGCGCTTGGCCCGTTCTCCTCCACTAGTCAGGCCCGCAAGGCGGCGACACTACTCGCCGATGTTTCGCGTCTGCGTACCTGCACACGGGTACTTCCGGGCACCCCACGCCCCGGTGCCCAGGCATGCCACTTGCTGGAACTGGGACGTTGTTGCGCACCCTGTGTTTCAGCCGACACCGCCGCCGGGGAGCGTTCCGTGCGGGACGTCAAGCAGATGCTCACCGGCGCCAGTGATTCCTTGTGGGAACGCCAGCTGGAACGCCTGAATCTGCTTGCGGCCCAGGAGCGCTTTGAGCAGGCGGCCGAGGAGCGTGATCGGCTCGCTGCCGTGCTTTCGGCCCAGCGACGTCGCGAGCGGTTGTTTCCGCTGTTGCAGGCATCCGAGGTTATCGCGGCCTCCCGCAGCGAGAACGGCTGGGACGTGGCGGTAATCCGCTACGGCCGCCTGGCGGGAAGCGCACGGGCGTCGAAGCAGGAGAATCCGCCCGATGTGGCACGGCACTTGGCGGAGCACTGCGAAGCCGTTTCCGCTCCTGCCACGGCTGCGAGTGCCGCACCGGTGGAAGAAAGCGAGTTGCTGCTGGCTTGGCTGTGGCAGAAGGAGACACGCCTGCTCAGTTTTACCGGGCCTGTTCCCCTGGCGCTGCCACGGCGCGCTGCAGCACGCCACCGCGTTCCCAGCGCGGAGGAAGACTGCCGCTTTATCGACGGTTGGCAGCCAAGTCTGGTGAGGTAA
- a CDS encoding pyrophosphate--fructose-6-phosphate 1-phosphotransferase encodes MTVRRVALLTAGGFAPCLSSAVGGLIERYSEIAPDVEIIAYQYGYHGLLTGNFVTIDAEGRKDAAILHRFGGSPIGNSRVKLTNAKDLVERGLVKEGEDPLQVAAERLRTDGVDVLHTIGGDDTNTTAADLAAYLHENNYELTVVGLPKTIDNDIIPIRQSLGAWTAAEEASGFAQHVIAEHRSNPRMLIVHEVMGRNCGYLTAQSAAYYHDWVGKQEWAPSLGLSQERWDVHAVYLPEMALDMDGEATRLRAIMDEIGNVNIFLSEGAGIDEIIAEKEAAGEEIQRDPFGHVKLDTINPGQWFAKQFAQRIGAEKVMVQKSGYYSRSWHANPDDLRLIKSMVDLAVQCALEGASGVIGHDEENGNVLTAIDFPRIKGAKPFDITQEWFTDLMSELGQEVRGR; translated from the coding sequence ATGACTGTCCGTCGCGTTGCTCTGCTCACCGCAGGCGGTTTCGCCCCCTGCCTGTCCTCCGCCGTCGGCGGATTGATCGAGCGCTACTCAGAAATTGCTCCTGACGTGGAGATTATCGCCTACCAGTACGGCTACCACGGCCTGCTAACCGGCAATTTCGTCACCATCGATGCCGAAGGCCGCAAGGATGCCGCTATTCTGCACCGCTTTGGAGGTTCTCCGATCGGTAATTCCCGCGTCAAACTGACCAACGCCAAGGATCTGGTGGAACGCGGCCTCGTCAAGGAGGGTGAGGACCCACTGCAGGTGGCGGCCGAGCGTCTGCGCACCGACGGCGTCGACGTGTTGCACACCATCGGCGGTGACGATACAAACACCACGGCGGCTGACCTGGCTGCGTACCTGCACGAGAACAATTACGAACTGACCGTGGTCGGCTTGCCGAAGACTATCGATAATGACATCATCCCGATCCGGCAGTCCCTCGGTGCTTGGACCGCGGCCGAAGAGGCCTCAGGCTTTGCTCAGCATGTGATCGCCGAGCACCGGTCCAATCCGCGCATGCTGATCGTGCATGAGGTCATGGGTCGCAACTGCGGCTACCTCACCGCGCAAAGCGCCGCCTACTACCACGACTGGGTCGGCAAGCAGGAGTGGGCGCCGTCGCTCGGGCTGAGCCAGGAACGCTGGGATGTGCATGCCGTGTACCTGCCGGAGATGGCGCTAGACATGGACGGTGAGGCCACACGCCTGCGCGCCATCATGGATGAGATTGGCAATGTCAATATCTTCCTCTCCGAGGGCGCGGGTATTGACGAGATCATCGCCGAGAAGGAAGCCGCGGGGGAGGAGATCCAGCGCGATCCCTTCGGGCACGTCAAGCTGGATACGATCAACCCGGGTCAGTGGTTCGCCAAGCAATTCGCGCAGCGTATTGGTGCGGAGAAGGTTATGGTGCAGAAGTCCGGATACTACTCGCGCTCCTGGCACGCCAACCCCGATGATCTGCGGCTGATCAAGTCGATGGTTGATCTTGCCGTGCAATGCGCGCTAGAGGGAGCATCCGGCGTGATCGGGCACGATGAGGAGAATGGTAACGTGCTCACGGCCATCGACTTCCCGCGCATCAAGGGAGCCAAGCCTTTCGATATTACGCAAGAGTGGTTCACCGATCTGATGAGCGAGCTCGGTCAGGAAGTCCGCGGACGCTAA